In the genome of Blastopirellula marina, one region contains:
- a CDS encoding Rieske (2Fe-2S) protein has product MSNWIDVAAEADCPLGQALEVVAAKRMVAIYHTEDGYFATDGMCAHQGGPVGQGELCGNIVTCPWHGWQYDVTTGKHQLSSIHLDCFPVKVEDGRIWVDVPSDDE; this is encoded by the coding sequence ATGTCGAATTGGATTGACGTGGCAGCGGAAGCAGATTGCCCGCTTGGGCAGGCTTTGGAAGTCGTTGCCGCGAAAAGGATGGTCGCGATCTATCACACCGAAGATGGCTACTTCGCGACCGATGGAATGTGCGCCCATCAAGGAGGGCCGGTTGGTCAGGGAGAACTCTGCGGCAATATTGTGACCTGTCCCTGGCATGGCTGGCAGTATGACGTTACCACCGGAAAGCACCAACTCAGTTCGATCCATCTCGATTGCTTCCCGGTGAAAGTCGAAGACGGGCGTATCTGGGTCGACGTTCCGTCGGACGACGAATAA
- a CDS encoding GNAT family N-acetyltransferase, producing the protein MPFVSCTYEEHAEAILEIFNDAIVNSTALYDYHPRPIESMVNWFATKQAGKFPVLGVVDEGGKLMGFASYGIFRPFPAYKYTVEHSVYIHKDHRGKGLGLMLMQRLIELAQQNDLHVMVGGIDLSNVGSIRLHEKLGFEHSGTIRQAGYKFGRWLDLGFFQLVLQTPAVPVEG; encoded by the coding sequence ATGCCGTTTGTGTCTTGTACCTATGAAGAGCACGCCGAAGCGATTCTCGAGATCTTCAACGACGCGATCGTGAACTCTACCGCGCTATATGACTATCATCCTCGGCCGATCGAAAGTATGGTCAATTGGTTCGCTACCAAGCAGGCCGGTAAATTTCCGGTGCTCGGGGTGGTGGACGAAGGCGGCAAGCTGATGGGCTTTGCCAGCTATGGAATCTTCCGCCCTTTTCCTGCCTACAAGTACACCGTCGAGCACTCGGTTTACATTCATAAGGATCATCGCGGCAAAGGTCTTGGGTTAATGCTGATGCAGCGGCTGATTGAACTGGCTCAGCAGAATGATTTGCATGTGATGGTCGGTGGCATTGATCTGAGTAACGTAGGTAGTATTCGGCTGCACGAGAAGCTGGGGTTTGAACATTCAGGGACGATTCGTCAGGCCGGCTACAAGTTCGGCCGTTGGCTAGACCTGGGGTTCTTTCAGTTGGTGCTGCAGACGCCTGCCGTGCCGGTCGAGGGTTAG
- a CDS encoding esterase/lipase family protein produces the protein METQLQQELDRPERVILIHGLSGNRWVLGPLNRFLKKHHYLPSRWCYRSVGNSVTNHAQRLKAFLEEEADSREPLHFVTHSMGGIILRAVLADTNWQRPGRLVMLAPPNHGSNVAALASRGLHYLCPALSDISTSPDSLVHRLPMVQSLDTGVIAATQDLLVHLESTYIGNQVDHVLVPCGHNRILRHPESLQEILHFLKNGRFSEGALRVAATASPGGVMV, from the coding sequence ATGGAAACACAACTTCAGCAAGAATTAGATCGCCCAGAGCGAGTAATCCTGATCCACGGCCTGTCGGGAAACCGGTGGGTGCTGGGGCCGCTCAATCGATTTCTGAAGAAGCATCACTATCTTCCATCGCGGTGGTGTTACCGGAGCGTGGGAAATAGTGTGACGAACCACGCGCAGCGACTGAAAGCGTTCTTGGAAGAGGAAGCGGACTCGCGTGAGCCGCTGCATTTTGTCACGCATAGCATGGGAGGCATCATCCTCCGGGCAGTGCTGGCCGATACGAATTGGCAGCGGCCAGGGCGACTGGTGATGTTGGCCCCGCCGAATCATGGATCGAACGTCGCCGCGCTGGCATCCCGTGGGCTGCACTACCTCTGCCCTGCTCTGTCCGATATTTCCACCTCGCCAGATAGCCTGGTGCATCGCTTGCCGATGGTCCAGTCGCTGGACACGGGAGTCATCGCGGCGACGCAGGACCTGTTGGTTCACCTGGAAAGTACCTACATCGGGAACCAGGTCGACCATGTGCTCGTACCCTGCGGACACAATCGTATCTTGCGACACCCAGAATCGCTTCAGGAGATTCTGCACTTTCTTAAAAATGGTCGCTTTTCGGAAGGTGCCCTACGCGTGGCCGCTACCGCTTCGCCGGGCGGCGTTATGGTATGA
- a CDS encoding TlpA family protein disulfide reductase — MHRFSLPSLVAFVALSLPAFAFGQAAGPGMQMVPVQNVSLDQALAGVRWQGRVPSPESIGDKTPVVMVYASWCPICNGWSPELFKQIQEMIRDEPVVLFAINADETTRGVSYALERNLVGPNIFHGDDPTIVKRMGFDSELFRYAVFQEGMQSKKASAGSYFNNNDGTKEFSIVRDMKSGLGGSFSILTPEMSPSLRELLWPAEIGAKLNERSLISLRKNMDEGLTGEFNTAVTEYLNRQVEKVKTSRTGSIPEQISGYELAETVATDFKSTPQGRACREFVDNLADDETFQNELTAKKLYDQGKQKANSPVTLKRMMGRVISRYADTYYGKEAQKAIDSVQ; from the coding sequence TTGCATCGATTTTCCTTACCATCACTCGTCGCATTTGTCGCTCTCTCGCTGCCTGCTTTTGCCTTTGGACAGGCCGCGGGACCAGGCATGCAGATGGTTCCCGTGCAAAATGTTTCGCTCGACCAGGCCCTGGCCGGCGTGCGTTGGCAGGGGCGTGTTCCATCGCCAGAGTCAATCGGCGACAAAACGCCCGTGGTTATGGTCTATGCAAGCTGGTGCCCTATCTGCAACGGTTGGTCGCCCGAGCTCTTCAAGCAGATTCAGGAAATGATTCGCGACGAACCGGTCGTCCTCTTCGCCATCAATGCCGATGAAACCACACGCGGCGTAAGCTACGCGTTGGAACGCAACCTTGTCGGACCTAATATTTTCCACGGCGATGACCCGACCATCGTGAAACGAATGGGCTTCGACAGTGAGCTCTTTCGGTATGCTGTCTTCCAAGAAGGAATGCAGTCGAAGAAGGCCTCGGCGGGTAGCTACTTCAATAACAACGACGGCACGAAAGAGTTTTCGATCGTCCGCGATATGAAGTCCGGCCTCGGTGGCAGCTTTTCGATCCTGACTCCTGAGATGTCGCCATCACTGCGAGAGTTGCTCTGGCCCGCCGAAATCGGTGCCAAGCTGAACGAACGTTCGCTGATCTCGTTGCGCAAGAATATGGACGAAGGACTGACCGGCGAGTTCAATACGGCCGTCACCGAATACCTCAATCGCCAGGTCGAGAAGGTCAAAACCTCGCGCACCGGTTCCATCCCGGAACAAATCAGCGGTTATGAACTAGCCGAAACGGTAGCCACCGATTTCAAATCGACTCCGCAAGGCCGCGCGTGCCGAGAGTTCGTCGACAACCTGGCCGACGACGAAACGTTCCAGAATGAGCTCACCGCGAAGAAGCTTTACGACCAAGGCAAGCAAAAAGCCAATTCGCCTGTCACGCTGAAACGAATGATGGGGCGTGTCATCAGTCGCTACGCCGACACGTATTATGGCAAGGAAGCCCAAAAGGCGATCGACTCCGTCCAATAA
- a CDS encoding SGNH/GDSL hydrolase family protein translates to MRTFSTFFFAVAIVAFSSLQPVVAQEKTDDNIEWHDITEWGVEGRILPDQQRARWFDRLPASAEGKVTAAVWGLSRDSAGMVARFKTDATELWIDYTLKDNGIAMPHMPATGVSGVDLYARDKDGKWKWVNVTKPTAQTVKASWISGMAPGHREFAAYLPLYNGIESLKIGVKKGAKFEGLAPREKPIVFYGTSITHGACASRPGMVHTAILGRWFDRPVANLGFSGNGKMHEEVGDYLVQVDAAAYVIDCLPNMGAAEVAQRCVPLVKQLRSAKPDTPIVLVEDRRNTNDWILPARNQHHTANHAALKKAYQELTEAGVKNLYYIEGDHLYGDDTEGATDASHASDLGFMRQAEIFKPVLEKALSSN, encoded by the coding sequence ATGAGAACCTTCTCGACGTTCTTTTTCGCCGTCGCAATCGTAGCGTTCAGTTCGCTTCAACCAGTCGTTGCCCAAGAGAAAACCGACGACAACATCGAGTGGCACGACATCACCGAGTGGGGTGTCGAAGGCCGAATCCTTCCCGACCAGCAGCGTGCCCGCTGGTTCGATCGTCTGCCTGCTTCCGCGGAAGGGAAAGTCACTGCTGCCGTCTGGGGACTCAGCCGCGATAGCGCCGGCATGGTGGCCCGCTTCAAAACCGACGCCACCGAGTTGTGGATCGACTACACACTGAAAGACAACGGCATCGCCATGCCACATATGCCGGCCACCGGCGTTAGCGGGGTCGATCTCTATGCCCGCGATAAAGATGGCAAGTGGAAGTGGGTCAACGTCACCAAGCCGACCGCGCAAACGGTGAAAGCCAGTTGGATCAGCGGCATGGCCCCTGGTCATCGCGAGTTTGCCGCTTATTTGCCCCTGTACAACGGGATTGAATCGCTAAAGATCGGCGTCAAGAAGGGGGCAAAGTTTGAAGGCCTGGCCCCGCGTGAGAAGCCTATTGTGTTCTACGGCACCAGCATCACGCACGGTGCTTGTGCCAGTCGGCCTGGCATGGTGCACACGGCGATTCTCGGTCGCTGGTTCGATCGCCCTGTCGCCAATCTCGGTTTCTCGGGGAACGGAAAGATGCACGAAGAAGTCGGCGATTACCTGGTTCAAGTCGATGCGGCTGCTTACGTGATCGACTGTCTGCCGAACATGGGAGCCGCAGAAGTCGCCCAGCGCTGCGTGCCGCTGGTGAAGCAGCTTCGCTCGGCCAAGCCAGATACTCCGATCGTTCTGGTGGAAGACCGACGCAATACGAACGACTGGATTTTGCCGGCTCGAAATCAGCACCACACGGCCAACCATGCCGCGCTGAAGAAGGCCTACCAAGAGCTGACCGAAGCTGGCGTCAAGAACCTGTATTACATCGAAGGGGACCACCTCTATGGTGACGATACCGAAGGGGCCACCGATGCTTCGCACGCCAGCGATCTCGGTTTCATGCGTCAGGCCGAGATCTTCAAGCCGGTCCTGGAAAAGGCCCTCAGCTCCAACTGA
- a CDS encoding arylamine N-acetyltransferase family protein: MMDQAALSAENGTDYVDLDAYFQRIGYEGPRDPTAAVLSDIVHAHVLTIPFENLDVLLGKPIHLDAASLQKKLVHDRRGGYCFEQNGLLLLILATMGFEVAPISARVKLGYPRGDITPRTHLVVRIEMEGSSWLADVGVGGLSPTAVLKLELDREQATPHETRRIVRDGDLYFHQALLAGEWEDVYQMTMEEMPLVDREVANWYTSTNPKSRFRNIMMVAKAAPNGVRLTMLNDEFSIRDASGKATKTPLRSQNEMLDLLAEHFGVQLTGIDRDHLPIIRG; encoded by the coding sequence ATGATGGATCAGGCAGCTCTCTCGGCGGAAAACGGTACGGATTACGTGGACCTGGATGCTTACTTTCAACGAATCGGCTATGAAGGCCCCCGCGATCCGACAGCGGCTGTGCTCAGTGATATTGTCCACGCCCATGTCCTGACGATTCCGTTTGAAAATCTGGATGTCTTACTGGGGAAACCGATTCATCTGGATGCTGCTTCGCTGCAAAAGAAGCTGGTACACGATCGGCGCGGCGGGTATTGTTTCGAGCAGAATGGGCTCTTGCTGCTGATATTGGCAACGATGGGCTTCGAGGTCGCTCCGATTAGTGCTCGGGTCAAACTGGGGTATCCACGAGGAGACATCACGCCACGAACACACCTGGTAGTGCGGATCGAGATGGAGGGAAGTTCGTGGCTGGCGGATGTGGGCGTTGGAGGTCTCAGTCCGACGGCCGTTTTGAAACTGGAGCTCGACCGCGAGCAAGCGACACCACACGAGACGCGACGAATCGTGCGAGACGGGGACCTCTACTTCCACCAGGCGTTACTAGCTGGCGAATGGGAAGATGTGTACCAGATGACCATGGAAGAGATGCCGCTGGTCGATCGCGAGGTGGCCAATTGGTACACGTCGACCAACCCCAAGTCCCGCTTTAGGAACATCATGATGGTGGCCAAGGCCGCGCCTAATGGAGTGCGGCTGACGATGTTGAACGATGAGTTTTCCATTCGTGATGCCAGTGGCAAGGCGACGAAGACTCCCCTTCGCAGCCAAAATGAAATGCTCGACCTGTTGGCCGAGCATTTCGGAGTTCAGCTGACTGGAATTGATCGCGACCATTTGCCGATCATCCGCGGCTAG
- a CDS encoding arylsulfatase: protein MPHTTSWFLLLAAVFSAWFVPGLAAAERPNILIMMVDDLGYSDFGCYGSEIETPNIDRLAADGLRFRNFYNTGKCHSSRVSLLTGLYCDQAGSESLRRGVTIAEVLGNAGYSTAMVGKWHLSKQPTDFGFQKYFGHLSGATNFFTGDETFRLNGEKWDAFGDDFYTTDANVKWAKTFLSETLEEHPDKPFFLYVAHNAPHYPLQARKEDFLKYENRYVDGWDKLRAARYKRQLEMGLIPKQWALSPRPEHVPDWTALTDEQKDWERRRMAAFAGMVDRVDQTTGDLVAFLKEKGVFENTLILVCSDNGACPFDRTKGKQYETWDPRSYWCYDTGWSHVGNTPFRLHKQNQHEGGISSPLIAHWPAGLKTKPGAITDQPAHLIDFMATCVDLAKTDYPASWPDRELEPLQGLSLTPILAGETRKPHDFLYFHFSTNRAIREGKWKVVTHRASQWELYDIEKDGTELNDLATQYPQRVKKLSQLWHKTAIETDRLKEKQALPVSGKKPPLLNKDGTPAKN from the coding sequence ATGCCCCACACAACTTCCTGGTTCTTGCTCTTGGCAGCGGTATTTTCTGCCTGGTTCGTCCCTGGTTTGGCCGCCGCCGAGCGTCCCAATATCCTGATCATGATGGTCGACGATCTTGGGTATTCCGATTTCGGCTGCTACGGCAGCGAGATCGAAACCCCCAACATCGATCGCCTGGCCGCCGATGGCCTCCGCTTCCGCAACTTCTACAACACGGGCAAATGTCACTCGTCGCGGGTATCGCTGCTAACAGGACTGTACTGCGATCAAGCCGGCAGCGAGTCCCTTCGCCGGGGTGTGACCATCGCCGAGGTGCTCGGCAACGCCGGTTACTCCACCGCCATGGTTGGCAAGTGGCACTTGAGTAAACAGCCGACCGACTTTGGTTTTCAGAAGTACTTCGGCCATCTTTCCGGGGCCACTAACTTCTTTACCGGGGACGAAACGTTTCGGCTCAACGGCGAAAAATGGGACGCCTTCGGCGACGACTTTTACACCACCGACGCCAACGTGAAGTGGGCCAAGACGTTCCTTAGTGAGACCCTGGAAGAACACCCAGACAAGCCGTTCTTTCTGTATGTTGCCCACAACGCCCCCCATTACCCACTTCAAGCGCGGAAAGAAGACTTCCTTAAGTACGAGAACCGCTACGTCGATGGATGGGACAAGCTTCGCGCAGCCCGCTACAAGCGCCAGCTCGAAATGGGACTGATCCCCAAGCAGTGGGCATTGTCTCCGCGGCCAGAGCATGTCCCGGACTGGACGGCGCTGACCGATGAACAAAAGGACTGGGAGCGTCGCCGCATGGCAGCGTTCGCTGGTATGGTTGACCGGGTCGATCAAACGACCGGCGACCTGGTCGCCTTCTTGAAAGAGAAGGGGGTCTTCGAGAACACGCTTATTCTGGTTTGCTCTGACAACGGAGCCTGCCCCTTCGATCGCACCAAAGGCAAGCAGTACGAAACTTGGGACCCGCGTTCTTACTGGTGCTACGACACCGGCTGGTCGCACGTCGGCAATACTCCTTTCCGCCTGCACAAACAAAACCAGCACGAAGGTGGCATCTCGTCTCCACTGATCGCCCACTGGCCGGCCGGCCTGAAAACCAAGCCTGGGGCAATTACCGATCAACCGGCCCACCTGATCGATTTCATGGCCACCTGCGTCGACCTCGCCAAAACTGATTATCCCGCCAGCTGGCCTGATCGCGAGCTCGAACCACTGCAAGGCCTTTCGCTGACCCCGATCCTCGCAGGCGAAACGCGCAAGCCGCATGACTTTCTCTACTTTCACTTCTCGACCAATCGTGCCATCCGCGAGGGGAAGTGGAAAGTCGTTACCCACCGCGCTTCGCAGTGGGAGCTTTACGATATTGAAAAGGACGGGACCGAGCTCAACGATCTCGCCACTCAATATCCACAACGCGTAAAAAAGCTTTCCCAGCTTTGGCACAAAACGGCCATCGAGACCGATCGCCTGAAGGAAAAGCAGGCCTTGCCGGTATCGGGCAAAAAGCCACCTCTGTTGAACAAGGACGGCACTCCGGCGAAGAACTAG